The sequence CTGGCCCTGGATTTGCGTTTCCAGCCAGTGGCAGCGGTTCTGGGTGTCCCTGAGCGTCTGGGAAACGGCCCTCAGCTGagccgcagcagcagctttctCCTCCACCGCCTGCTGCAGCTTCAGAGAGGAAGACGAGCGACCAAGGGTGAGAAATCTTAGCTCTGACTGGCAGCTGTGAGGAGCGGGGCTGTTTCATACCTTGGTGTTGAGCTGCTGGAGGTACTGGTCCCTCTGCTGGATCTCATAGACGCAGCGCTGCAGGTCTCTGTGAAGCTGCATCTTCTCAGCCTCGAGCCGACTCGCTGCCTCCTGCGGACCACTCTGACCTGCCAGCACGGCCGTTTCCTTCTGCAAGGATGAAAACAGCGGCTTTATTCTGCGTTTTCATGCTTGTGTTATTAACTGTTGTCCAAGGTTAGCAGCATATAAAAACTTGATTGATAAATCCTGAAtgaacattgttttaaaagcattcaaatttaaaggaaaaactcaattttctggatgttttgaAGGATAATATCGAAATAGAAGTAAGGAAAGATTTGCTAAGCACTTGAAAACAGTGTTaagataacaaaaaaacattataagaGCTTTAACTTACTTTAATGGGCAGCGGTTCATTCCTCTCTGCTTCAGACCTAAAGAGCAAACAAATACTGTTTTATTGTAACTGCACtgatacatttatttaaggaattaataaaaattataattcaCTAgtagaaaaacatttctttttaaaagaacggtgtcaaactcattttggtttaggggccgcattcagcttaatctgatctcaagagggccacacgagtaaactcattgcaagattaaatagaactaataaatgtggacttgttgatttttatattaagttaatttcacttttatacaatatattatgaataacctcagcgtttttaagaaaagtatgtgcaatttcaacaatacttttactcagttaaacatttacgtgtgcattatgcataagaactgatcacagtgattgtacaatgttgaaaaacatttattcaaattttttggaccttaaaaacactgtcctgcatgacaaaatacatcaaacagataaaaattaagaaatgatttgaatttttccacaccagaagcttaatctgctaattaaaacacagattaAGCTTCCTATATTgtccctcgtggacaatataggaactgcatattttcaattaaacgaagtacatgtttttttcaataattgttttatcattctcttccttttatcttgtccacttgtgaaagtcaaatctgatgagctctttgtggcatcttattgccacattgccagacaggacactgggggaaaaaaaaaaaatgtttttttttttttttataataataatgcatttagccacagggccggactaaattgttcggcgggccgatccggcccgcgggccgtatgtttgacacccctgatttagaagGTAAACATAACTGAAGTCATTTTCAGTTCTTTCCgaacattaaaaaacacatcgcaaaagggaactaaaagtaaataaactgTTCCTAAAATTAACGCggttgtccttgatttgatcaggtaaataagattatctcctaatggaacgagtattttcacccctaaaataacaactagataaactgcactttaaATCAGATGATGGAGGTGAGTTGCTCCTATTAAGTACAACAACtttattccattagcaaatcatttaaacttgctaattagactaatttcaagaaaaattagcttattttagttctcttttttcaGCTTAGATCAAAATGAACAGGTGTAGGTCCTCTACGTTTAGATTATGACCAAAATGCGGTATCTTTACCTCAGATCTGCAGTGTTTTCATGGTGGTTGCCGACTTTGCTGTGAGCCGATGGGTGGAGCTCATCAGCTTTCATATTCTTCACCTGAAAACATAGAAATGTGCATTAATCAGCAATATTCcaagtagttttaaaaaaatatgaaatataagaatagaacagaaataaacacaacaaTGAAGCCgtgaaatgtaaaaacactggTCCGCatgctgtgtttaaaaacaaccaaaacacagGAGTTAGTCTACCAGAAGTCAAGCAATGAaataagtagaaaaaaaaaaaaaaaaaaaacaactacagcaaattaccaaaaaaaacaactcaacaGAAAATCAGCAACCAATTAACAGAAAACCAACAACCAACCAAacgaaaaaaacatttagccaACCAACAGCAAAAAATCAGCCAACAAGTCAACCAATAGAAAACAATCAGCCAACCATTAGGAAACAATCAGCCAATTAATAGAAAACAATCAGGCaaccaacagaaaacaaccaggcaaccaacagaaaacaaccagGCAACCAACAGAAAACAATCAGGCAACCAACAGAAAACAATCAGCCAATTAATAGAAAACAATCAGCCAATTAATAGAAAACAATCAGGCaaccaacagaaaacaaccagGCAACCAACAGAAAACAATCAGGCAACCAACAGAAAACAATCAGCCAATTAATAGAAAACAATCAGCCAATTAATAGAAAACAATCAGGCaaccaacagaaaacaaccagGCAACCAACAGAAAACAATCAGGCAACCTATAGGAAACAATCAGCCAATCAACAGAAAACAATCAGGCAACCAACAGAAAACAATCAGGCAACCTATAGGAAACAATCAGGCAACCTATAGGAAACAATCAGCCAATCAATAGAAAACAATCAGGCAACCTACAGAAAACAATCAGCAAATTAATAGAAAACAATCAGGCAACCAATAGAGAACTACCAGGCAACCAACAGAAAACAATCAGCCAATTAATAGAAAACAATCAGGCAACCAACAGAAAACAATCAGGCAACCAATAGAAAACAATCAGGCAACCAACCAACAGAAAACAATCAGCCAATTAATAGAAAACAATAGGGCAACCAATACAAAACTACCAGGCAACCAACAGAAAACAATCAGCCAATCAATAGAAAACAATCAGGCAaccaaaagaaaacaatcagcCAACCAATAGAAAACAATCAGCCAATTAATAGAAAACAATCAGCCAACCAATAGAAAACAATCAGCCAACCAATAGAAAACAATCAGCCAACcaatagaaaacagccaattaTTAGAAAACCAGCAAACCAACAACCaaccaaaagaaaaagataaaatcagCCAACCAACAGGATAAAACGAACTAACTGCTTAACAGTCAACCAGCAGCCCACATCAAGATGGCGACTCCACTTACCAGCCCATCATTCTCATCCTCCAAGGCCTTTTCTTTTTCCGTGTCAGGGGTCAGAACCCTCCCTGGACCCGAGCCCTGGCTGGACCCGGCCACCCCTCTGGCACAGGCCAGCTCGTCCATCAGCCTGTCGCGGTCGTTTTGCAGGCTGGCcatggatctggagaaggcagaCATCTGCCTGCTGTAGGCGCCGTTTTCCAGAGCCAGCCGTTTCAGCTCTCGCTCCTTCTCTGACAAGGCCTTGGAGAGCTCGTCCAGCAACCTGCTCAGCTCCCCGTGTGCCTCTCTGCTCTCCACGGCTTTTAGCTTGAGCAGGAGGACGTCTCTCTCTTTAGCGAATCCGGCCAGCTCTGAGGACGCGTCCTGCAGACTGCGCTCCACCTTGTTCAAGGCTGCCTGACTGAGCCGCAGTTCTTCGTCGTACCTGTTCCTGAGCGTCTTGAAGTCCTCGATGAGCTGGTCGCGGTCGTTCTGCAGAGCGGCCATGGCTCCGCCCAGAGATTCGTTCTGAGCCTTCACGTCTTTGCCGTGGGACCTTTCTTCggccagctgctgctccagatcTAGGAACTCCTTAGCGAGCACCACCACTCGTTGGTCCGCCGCCTCGCGCTCGGTTCTCATCAGCTCCACCTCCCGCTCCATGGCGTCCAGCTCAGCGTTATATTTATCCTCTGCCTCTGCCAGCTTCCTGTCCGTCTCACTCTCCAGCTGCTGCATTCTGCTCCTGAGCTCATCCATCGCCGCTCTCTGGGAGAGGAGCTTCTGCTGGAGCTGGTTACAGTCGGACGCCTTGGCCGCCACGGCGTCCTGTAAACTGGCGATGACCCTGCCCTCATCGGTCGTCTCTCTCTCCGCTTCCAGCCTGGAGACCTTCGCCTTAAGTTCAGCATTCTCCATCAGAACCGCCCGGCTCTCTTCTCGTTTCTCCTGGAGCTCCAGCTGGGAATCCCTGAGCAGCTTTTCAGCCGCGGCGTTCTGGGTCTCCAGGCTCTTGATCACATCCTGCTGCTTGTGAAGCAGAACCTTCACCTGGTTGTCCTTGAGGGACAGCACCTGGTTCAGATCCTCCCTGTAGCGCACCAGCTGAGCCCTGAGCATGGCGTTCTCAGAGTTCAGATCGTCCATCTGATGTAACAACTTCCTGATCTCGTGCTTAAAGCCCTTGCTCGCACCGCCCTCGCCGAACGAGGCGCCTTCGTTGTCCTTGGAGCCGAGCCGAGACTTCGCCTCCAGTTCTCTGTATTCGGACGTCAGCCGCTCGTGTTCGCTCTGCAGGGAGACCATCGAGTTCTTCAGCGACTCCGTCCTGGCCTCCATCTGCTGCTTCTCCTGGACCGATCTGCTCGCTTGAAATTCAAGACTTTTGAGCTTTGCCTGAAGCGCTCCGACCTCTTTGTCCAAGCGGTCCCGTTGGTACCGCGCAGACGTGAGCCTGTCCTCGTAAACCGACACCTGGCTGCGATGGTTAGCCTGGAGCTGCTCCAGATAGCCGGACATCTGGCCGTCTTTGCAGGACAGCAGGGAGGAGATCTCGGCGTCTTTGCCCTGAAGGAGCGTTCTCAGCTGAAGCGAAATGCCCAGCTGCTTCTCGAGGTCGGCTTGGGTTTTGTCCCGCTGggtctgcaggagctgcagctgagCTGCTGAGTCAGCGTTCAGCGCCTCCACCTGCTGAAGGCGAGGCTGCAGCCGGGAGACCTCCTCCTCCCTGTCGGCGAGCCGTTGGCTCAGATCCCTCCTCTCCCGCTCCAGGTTCTCCACTCGCCCCCTCAGATCCTCCACCTGAGCCGCCATGAGCTCCGAGCTCTCGCTCAGCTCGGCGTTGGTCGCGCCGACGATGAACATCTGACGCTGGTGGGCGGCGGCGGCTACCGAGTACTCGTTCAGCGTCCTCTCCAGCCTTAACTTGGCCACCCGGAGCTCGCTCAGCTCCTTGTCCTTCCCGCGGAGCTCCTCCCGGAGCCTCGCCGTGGCCGAGCCTTGCTCCTGCAGCTGGGCGTCTTTCTGGCGGAGGCTCTTCTGGTACGAGTCGTCCCAGAGCCGGGAGGCGTCGGCCCCGTGCGGCGTGGAGGTCAGAGCGCAGAGCTTGGCTTCGCTGCTCTCAGCCGCTCTCGTCAGAGCGCCGATCTGCAGATCTTTAgagtccagctgctggaggagctcATCCACCCGCCGGCTCTCCTCCTCCCGCAGGCCGCTCAGCTCCTCCAGCTGTCGCTGCAGCTGGTCGTGCATGAAGGAGCGCCTTCGGGTTTCTTCGGCATCTCGCGACGCTTTTGTCTCCTCCAGCTGTTTATTGTTGCGGGACGCTTGGAGAGCCAGCCGGTCCCTCTCAGACTCGACACTGGAGGTCTTTTCCTCGGCCTCCCGGAGGAGCTTCCTGGCGCCCACCAGCTCGGACTCCAGGCGTTCGCTCCTCTCCTCAGACGCCGACGTCTTCTCCGAGTTCTTCTTCAGCTCCGTCTCCAAGCGCTCACAGGTGGACCGCGAGCTCTTCAGGGAGCTCTCCAGATCTAGGATCAGCTCTTGGTAGCGGATGCAGTTTTGCTGGAGCTGGTTTATCTCCTGGTGCTTCTCcttcagcagctcctgcagctcccTCTTCACGTTCTTGGAGCCCTCGCTGCCTCTCTGAACCGTCTTGAGCTTCTCCTCGAACTCGCGGACCAACTTGAGCTGCTCCTGCTCCTTTTCTCGGCGGACCCGCTCGCCCGCCTCCCCGCTCGCCGCCAGCTGAGCGGCCAGCTGGTCGCCGCGGCTCTGCAGGACCTTCACGGTCTCGGTCAGCTCGTCGATTCTCTCAGAGTTCTTGAGGATGACCGTTTCCAGATACTCGTTTTCGTTCTTCACCTTGTCCGAAGTCTCCTGGGtgctctccagctcctcctgcagcagcgACTTGTCGTCCTCCAGGATCCTCACCTTCTCGCTCAGACTGATGGCCTCCTGGCGGTGCTTGTCCACGACGGCTCTCAGCTCCTGGATGGCCTCCTCCTTCCTGCCCAGCTCCTGCTCCAGGTCGCTCTGCGCTGCTTTCAGTCTTCCAGAGAGGTCGGCCTTCTCCTTTTCCAACATGCTGCTTACCTCCAGCTGTGCGCTCAGCTCGGCCTTCTGCGCTTCGATCTGAGCCGTCAGCGACTCGTTTAAACCGAGCGCTTCGTCAAGTTTTGCCTGCATGTCGTTTTCGTTTGACTCCAGGCgctcctgctcctccagagAACGACTCGCTGCTTCCAGCTTTCCTGCCAGTCGGACGTTCTCTGCCTGAATCTCTGCGAGTTTCTCTCGGAGCTGGGAAACCTGCGCCTCCAGCTGgcgcacctcctcctcctcctcctggttcccATCAAGCTCAGAGAGCCGCGTTCTAAGGTTCTGATTCTCTGCCTCCAGGTTCTCGACCTGTAGCATCCTCTCCTTgattctctccttttcctcctccgcctcctgcGCTCGCCTCTCCAGGACCTCCCTCTGGCTCTCCTGCTCGTGTATCCTCCTCAGCGCCTCCTGCCGCTCTCTCCTGGCTCCCTCCAGCAGCTGCCTCATCTTGTCCATCTCGCTGCTGACGTTCTCGTAGGCCTGCAGCAGAGACTCGTACTCTTGCTTCAGCTCGGCGTGCTTGGACCTCCACCTGGAGAGCTCCTCGGTCTGGGAGTCTTTGAGCGACTCCAGCTGGCAGGAGAAGGCCTGCTTCTGCTGCGTGATGCTCTCGATGGTGAGCTTCAGGCTGCCGCAGGCCGCCGACAGGCTGCGGTTGTCGTTGAGGACGCGCTCCACCTCGGCGGCCAGCGCGTCGCGCTCCTTGGCGGCCGACGACGCGGAGCCTTCCAGGTCCGCGTTCTGCCGCGTTAACCTGGACGCCGTCGCCTTCAGCTCCGAGCGCTCGGCCTCCGTCGCCTCCCGTCTGGCGCGCAGCTCCTCCGCCTCTTCCTTCAGCGAGGCGTTTTCCTTCATCAGCTCTTTCCTGGAAAGCAAAGCGGCTTGGAGTTTCCTGGTCAGCAGCTTGGCCTGGTTGTCCAGGTCGTTCATCTTGACGTTGTCCTCCTGGGCCCTCTGAAGCCCCTCGGCTTCGGTTTTCATCTTTTCAACCGCGGCTTCGTGCGTTTTAACTCGCTGCAGCACCTGGAGCTCCAGCGAGGCGATCAGTTGGTCTTTTTCTGAAAGCTGACCCTGATACGCCGACAATGCGTCGTCTTTCTCCTTCAGTGTCGCCTCGTAGTTCTCCGCACAGCGGCAGGAAGACGCGTCGACGTTCTGCGGCTTCGCTGTGGGCGGTTCTGCTCTGTCCACGTTCCCTTTTTCTCGCTCCAACAAAcccacctgctgctggatttcagCCAAGTTCAGCCTCGCCTCCTCAGCTTCTCTGGCCAGAGCGTCTTTCTCTTGCTCGGTCTCGGTCAACGTCTTCTGCATCGTTGAATACTCGAAGGTTTTCTGGGACACCAAAGCGACTGCTTCATCGAGCTCTGCTCTCAGCTGTCTGCTTCGCTCCAAAGCTGCGTCCCTTTCTCTCGTCAACAGGTCGAGTTTTTCCTCGTTTGCacgctcctcttcctccagccGTGCCTCTAAAGTGGCGGTTTTGTCCAACAGCGCCTGATTCTCCTGTCGGCCGGCCTGGGCTTTCTGCAGGTCgctctgcagagctgctgttAAATCAGCGGCTCTGGCTTCCATCAGAGAGAAAGCCCGGTCTCTGTCGGCCACCTCGGCTGAAAGGCTCTCACACCTGGACTTCAGGGCTTCCAGCTGCGTTTGCAGAGCCAGCAGGGACGTCTCCTTCTCCTGGACGAGCCGTCGTAAAGAGCTCTCTTCGTCTAGTTGAGAGACGGAGGTTTGGCGGACCCGGTCCAGCTCGTCCGCCTGCAGCCGGTGCTGCTCTAGAAGAGCCTGGTGCTGGTCCGTCAGCTCAGACagtttcttctccttttcttgAGCTTTCTTCAGGGTTTCCTTGCGTGCCAGCAGTGCAGCCTGGGCCTTTCTCTGAAGCGTTGCCTTTTCCGCCCGCAGCTGATCCAGCTCCTTCTGCACGTCCGCAGCAGCGGAGGAAGATTCCTCCCTCGTTTGGTCTTTGCACGACTTGATCTCTTCCTGAAGCTCTTCTAGCTTCTGCGTCAGAAGGTTTCTGTCTCGGTCAAAGTCCTCCGCTCTGGACTGAAGCTGCTCGATTTCAGAGTTTTTCTCACTGACTTTTTGTAAAGCTTCCTTCAAGCACGCCTCTTTCTCCTTTAATGAGTCCTGCAACATTTGCTTTTCGGACTCCAGTTGCTCCACGGCTCTCTCACTCCCTGCTCTGTGTCCGAGCAGCTTCGCCTCAATAACAGAGATCTTTTCTTCGTACGTTTGCTTCATTTCGTCCAGCCTTTCCTGCAAAGCATCCGTTTTATTGTTCTCTCCTTCTTCTTTTTGCCTCTCGTACTCGTCGATCCTCCTCAGCAGATCTTTTCTCACCACCAGAGCAGCCTGGAGCTTCTTCTTCATGGCCTCCTTCTCTTTGCACGCGGCCGCCAGCTGCTTCTGCAGATGCTCGGCTTCCTGCGCCAGCCGCAGCCGCTCCGAGTTCTCCGTCTGGAGGCGTGAACGTTGCTCCTCCTGCCGGGCTCGCTCCAGGTCCTCCAGCCGCGCCGACAGGGAGCCGTTCTCCTCCACCAGCTTCAGCCTCTCGTTTGAGGCGGCCTGGATGAGCTGAGCGATGGAGGCGTCtttctccttcagctgctggctgagggaggagagcagctccttctGCTGGCTGACCTGGAGGCTCACGCAGCTCAGCTGTTCGTCTCTGGCTCTCAGCTCGGCCTGCAGCCACGTGGATCTCTGCACCTCTGCGTGGAGCCGAGCCTCCAAACCGGCCACGCTGTCCTGCTCCTTCTCCTCGTTGCTCCTCTGGCTCTGCAGCCGTGCAGAACCTTCAGCCAGCTCCCTTTTCAAAGCGTCGATCTCAGCTTGATGGCTCTCCTGTACCTGCTTTATTAGGTCTTGCAGAGAGGACTTTGCTTCATTTACCGCAGCAGATCCATCCAATGGATCCCTTTCGGTGTCATTTCTCGCGACAATCTTCCGTAGCTCGTCTCCCACGGCCGCTAAGGACCGCTGGAGGCTCCGGTTCTCGTCCTCCTTCTCCTGGATGGAGGCTAAGACGCCCTCCAGCTGCAGCCGGGACGCCGACGCCTCCGACTCCTTCGCGCTCAGCTGGTGGGAACCCTGCAGGACGGCAGCCGCAGCCTCTGCCAGCCTCTCCTGCAAACCGTCTAGGTCTTCTTTCAAAGCACTAACTTTAACGTCTTTAGCTTTCATCTCAGCTCTGACGCCTTCCAGCTGCTCTGCCAGCAGACGCTTGTCCTGCTTCTCCCTGTCCAGGAGCGACAGCCACTCCTTCTCTGAGTCCTGCAGAATCTGCTCTACCTTTTGCACGTTCTCTTTTAACCCACACAGCTCTTCGTCTCTGGCACTAACCTCGGCTTGCAGGCTCCGCTTCTCCGCCGTCAtttcctgcagctcctggcGGCGGCTCTGCTCCAGCGCCTCCTTCTCTGCCCGGACTCCTCCGGCCTCTCCCTGCAGCCTGCGGAGCTCCTCCTGGGACAGGCGCAGCGCCTCCTCCAGGCTCTGGATCTGGGAGAGCAGCTGCGCCGCCTGCTTGGCCTGGGCGCCGCACTGGTTGTTGATGGCGTGGAGAGCCATCTCCCTCTGCTCCAGGTTCTCGCTCAGCGCGCTCATCTGCTCCGCTACCTGAACGTGTTGGGACTTCAGTCGCTGTATCTCAACGGTCAGCTGGGTCACGCTCGCCTGACGGGACGCCAAGGCTTCGTCCTTCTCCCTGGAGAGGCTGGAGTTCA comes from Fundulus heteroclitus isolate FHET01 chromosome 4, MU-UCD_Fhet_4.1, whole genome shotgun sequence and encodes:
- the LOC105937697 gene encoding golgin subfamily B member 1 isoform X3 → MLKWLSGEEGESGPAGPGSPRSAAEPPEVPVEEMAERLGQTEQLVAQLKDMIREKDAALRSKDDQLKVEKEACEAKLSKLRLQNKAKVTSLTSQLEELKRRQGEPGTLTHSKKGSSEGGGEQASRGKIVLLKKKLEELEQQLALKDGELENKRKELELQRQRGEEMDAMLTEKDKRLAEKEAYIIHLQTGLAGDPPITAAPPQPLEVGGEMQELQRLVQSLTRKVEEAEERYSLLLEQTDSLKGLLASEKEQYSQKESMYQQNIQTFKDIIIQKDNQLMEVNQMHEQELFRLAAKSDASADLEQLLKALKQKLHEKEEVLLGKTQVIDVLQGEVDGRDQQIKELTERLHRLQVERESLGSKMEAEKHVMRAQLRDLMEKHQAEVQRLSEQHQSQMDRVQQDLLGQLEALRNAPPAAAPPSPPRVSEEAPGVGNPASVQRMAELEAQAKQKTEEASRSEAKFLKIKAWSKSRIRQLEEELKKSQAGGAPPDLVALRGRITALEEEREENQWKLEHYEELRAKSEMLEAKLVLYEEQQTTLQAELEQFTKRAASQASESGSADETQSQVLEWQEMVAEAVSARDRAREEKAAMSLRISHMEEEREELIEDDWFFPGCSDPALATRQQELEEELAQARGLGRHGAKKLAAPAHRSLQEDFEFDGQASFQDPRSPSDSTAPMEGENMGDGLRSVVEELELERNQLQEQILSLEERCQDLEDRLQLQARIEALQVTFDVGEEERPCWFSQNETERLQNQLASVRSQQSRDAEKHQLLVNSLNEQLKGLTDTQESLESSLIEKETTLAKTSEKLELIDSLRETLSQQEVQVKELSDKLLQTEHSLEDVTRRCSSAEKQCSELKSEAADLLQKQSVLKEKAQKQEVTIERLQAELDQSSEELDKLNSAHLEERAQLIHDLQSCEREIDSLKDVLLEKDREMASLAGNMAEYAEQVGALKQEVKLKEESLIQVEEALRKAEREAAVIRDSQSSDQQTLNGKITELVGALRDAETELQRTKEEREAKAGEVEHLLKQAEGDKKTMQELRGEIQKHAASQRNHLSECETLISSLKDQLTRSAQKLQESEAKVLQLQDESKSSEKLRQELKDQGEEHETQLKSFKEEQNKLLAQVQGLARKLEEQTQSEAQIKQGMQEKLEAIRSLEDQVQTADRRVRDERQTFASEKERLSKELKNQSESVSKLEQLLKSTETQKRELEVRLEGLELQERQLDELRERLASALQLDGSLEEQVQLLQEQRDGLLQQVTEQTRSVSEVAAQRDALQAKVSALETQLSESSSVIQGLQREKEDLNQVMEQSTHSSSELLLAKTNECSRLLQTLREREEEVEERQRAAADLQAKLEETLSLLRQQESSLKSAVTERDTLLQQKEEEGCKLRRDIQIQREDESRLRAEAQSLEEELSELRRQLSGQRETCRTHKDELEERNQAVKALQDQISVCGENARRLESEAETRKAELDRLNSRLQALGEEKQELRVACESKEKELSELTEQLKGSAELNAELRSQVAGLTEENRRLQEELGENVRRVSELTAERNSLQEKASSLERQVSERQRTIGALTEENQELKKVLEQSERSISAGLLEKTDQCARLAKTLQEKEEQLRSLQETTSEQRAQLEARQNQLLPLQDTVAMLQEQGSVLKSALVEKDSALTQKAEECAVHQEELLKLREEAESLRRETSEVRQQLEQRERAAQELSADSLAQRDELQRRSAQLGAANESAARMEAEIRSLKASVQKASAEATDLRDGVRALGEQNARLQSELQDTASELTASRQLVGSLRAELSEVRSAAREKQENLEAAAQQLKQSRDHNVALQQRLSELEETASRLRSQVENLTSENEEHQSRSAAAAQDLGSRLQAKQAECKSLKERVSHLEESVSKLSSSAQVQASEAERLRTALEEKEAALLERAKAAEEAQRRADEASLFRAQFAESAETASQLQSRVQVLSAESEVLRRSAEETRSAFDNLQEKYAGNLEELQAVRKLLSERTEEAAHLRASSQEQEAARSAADALRKEALVMRERLDRSEALNSSLSREKDEALASRQASVTQLTVEIQRLKSQHVQVAEQMSALSENLEQREMALHAINNQCGAQAKQAAQLLSQIQSLEEALRLSQEELRRLQGEAGGVRAEKEALEQSRRQELQEMTAEKRSLQAEVSARDEELCGLKENVQKVEQILQDSEKEWLSLLDREKQDKRLLAEQLEGVRAEMKAKDVKVSALKEDLDGLQERLAEAAAAVLQGSHQLSAKESEASASRLQLEGVLASIQEKEDENRSLQRSLAAVGDELRKIVARNDTERDPLDGSAAVNEAKSSLQDLIKQVQESHQAEIDALKRELAEGSARLQSQRSNEEKEQDSVAGLEARLHAEVQRSTWLQAELRARDEQLSCVSLQVSQQKELLSSLSQQLKEKDASIAQLIQAASNERLKLVEENGSLSARLEDLERARQEEQRSRLQTENSERLRLAQEAEHLQKQLAAACKEKEAMKKKLQAALVVRKDLLRRIDEYERQKEEGENNKTDALQERLDEMKQTYEEKISVIEAKLLGHRAGSERAVEQLESEKQMLQDSLKEKEACLKEALQKVSEKNSEIEQLQSRAEDFDRDRNLLTQKLEELQEEIKSCKDQTREESSSAAADVQKELDQLRAEKATLQRKAQAALLARKETLKKAQEKEKKLSELTDQHQALLEQHRLQADELDRVRQTSVSQLDEESSLRRLVQEKETSLLALQTQLEALKSRCESLSAEVADRDRAFSLMEARAADLTAALQSDLQKAQAGRQENQALLDKTATLEARLEEEERANEEKLDLLTRERDAALERSRQLRAELDEAVALVSQKTFEYSTMQKTLTETEQEKDALAREAEEARLNLAEIQQQVGLLEREKGNVDRAEPPTAKPQNVDASSCRCAENYEATLKEKDDALSAYQGQLSEKDQLIASLELQVLQRVKTHEAAVEKMKTEAEGLQRAQEDNVKMNDLDNQAKLLTRKLQAALLSRKELMKENASLKEEAEELRARREATEAERSELKATASRLTRQNADLEGSASSAAKERDALAAEVERVLNDNRSLSAACGSLKLTIESITQQKQAFSCQLESLKDSQTEELSRWRSKHAELKQEYESLLQAYENVSSEMDKMRQLLEGARRERQEALRRIHEQESQREVLERRAQEAEEEKERIKERMLQVENLEAENQNLRTRLSELDGNQEEEEEVRQLEAQVSQLREKLAEIQAENVRLAGKLEAASRSLEEQERLESNENDMQAKLDEALGLNESLTAQIEAQKAELSAQLEVSSMLEKEKADLSGRLKAAQSDLEQELGRKEEAIQELRAVVDKHRQEAISLSEKVRILEDDKSLLQEELESTQETSDKVKNENEYLETVILKNSERIDELTETVKVLQSRGDQLAAQLAASGEAGERVRREKEQEQLKLVREFEEKLKTVQRGSEGSKNVKRELQELLKEKHQEINQLQQNCIRYQELILDLESSLKSSRSTCERLETELKKNSEKTSASEERSERLESELVGARKLLREAEEKTSSVESERDRLALQASRNNKQLEETKASRDAEETRRRSFMHDQLQRQLEELSGLREEESRRVDELLQQLDSKDLQIGALTRAAESSEAKLCALTSTPHGADASRLWDDSYQKSLRQKDAQLQEQGSATARLREELRGKDKELSELRVAKLRLERTLNEYSVAAAAHQRQMFIVGATNAELSESSELMAAQVEDLRGRVENLERERRDLSQRLADREEEVSRLQPRLQQVEALNADSAAQLQLLQTQRDKTQADLEKQLGISLQLRTLLQGKDAEISSLLSCKDGQMSGYLEQLQANHRSQVSVYEDRLTSARYQRDRLDKEVGALQAKLKSLEFQASRSVQEKQQMEARTESLKNSMVSLQSEHERLTSEYRELEAKSRLGSKDNEGASFGEGGASKGFKHEIRKLLHQMDDLNSENAMLRAQLVRYREDLNQVLSLKDNQVKVLLHKQQDVIKSLETQNAAAEKLLRDSQLELQEKREESRAVLMENAELKAKVSRLEAERETTDEGRVIASLQDAVAAKASDCNQLQQKLLSQRAAMDELRSRMQQLESETDRKLAEAEDKYNAELDAMEREVELMRTEREAADQRVVVLAKEFLDLEQQLAEERSHGKDVKAQNESLGGAMAALQNDRDQLIEDFKTLRNRYDEELRLSQAALNKVERSLQDASSELAGFAKERDVLLLKLKAVESREAHGELSRLLDELSKALSEKERELKRLALENGAYSRQMSAFSRSMASLQNDRDRLMDELACARGVAGSSQGSGPGRVLTPDTEKEKALEDENDGLVKNMKADELHPSAHSKVGNHHENTADLRSEAERNEPLPIKKETAVLAGQSGPQEAASRLEAEKMQLHRDLQRCVYEIQQRDQYLQQLNTKLQQAVEEKAAAAAQLRAVSQTLRDTQNRCHWLETQIQGQQGSAHAEVAPGAPQERSNDSVVQAAEASRLRERLLEAELSLADERARREAAEEALRLAEDRAKSGGSGLSRDNQRDFSIEMDTEEEWEALSLNPNQPLITRKVKGGMVACRRWLRGRSLYFSRLLTSRARSRYLFLAYLLTIHVAVLMCLTGAW